In one window of Miscanthus floridulus cultivar M001 chromosome 12, ASM1932011v1, whole genome shotgun sequence DNA:
- the LOC136497730 gene encoding BTB/POZ and MATH domain-containing protein 2-like: protein MDARSVTGPPPPPLPAGALADRRDPSAFPDGCFRLPKTSSTSLTKSFTAVHDFRVTDYSLLEGMGFGRYVSSSTFSVGGRDWAVRFYPDGATAGLLGDVSAFLYYYSRDRDAPGVRARFTLNLLERDGKMPPVTNPYMKHTFSLASDNWGFTKFMEKSRLQQGSPYLDRDCLTIRCVLTVVIDSRTVDNETNSVVVPPSNLHHDFGEMLSDGEGADVTFTVDGQLFRAHRCVLAVRSPVFRAELFGPMKEKAENLIKIDDMEPAIFEALLHFIYTDRLSDSCSDGRNAAMQHLLVAADRYGVERLRLLCESKLSEAIDVETVATTLALAEQHNCSQLQRACIGFMASPNMLGPIMETDGFNHLIASCPLVMKEILDQVSCIWSGKQCR, encoded by the coding sequence ATGGACGCCAGATCGGTCACggggcctccgccgccgcctctcccCGCCGGCGCCTTGGCTGATCGCCGCGATCCTTCGGCGTTCCCGGACGGCTGCTTCCGCCTGCCCAAGACCTCGTCTACGAGCCTGACCAAATCCTTCACGGCGGTGCACGACTTCAGGGTGACCGACTACTCGCTGCTGGAGGGCATGGGGTTCGGCAGGTACGTCAGCTCCAGCACCTTCTCCGTCGGCGGCCGCGACTGGGCAGTCCGATTCTATCCGGACGGCGCCACGGCGGGCTTGCTCGGCGACGTCTCGGCCTTCCTGTACTACTACAGCCGGGACCGGGACGCGCCCGGCGTCAGGGCGCGGTTCACCCTCAATCTGCTCGAGAGGGACGGGAAGATGCCCCCGGTCACCAACCCCTACATGAAGCACACCTTCTCTCTGGCCAGCGACAACTGGGgcttcaccaagttcatggaGAAGTCCAGGCTGCAGCAGGGCTCGCCGTACCTCGACAGAGACTGCCTCACGATCAGGTGCGTGCTGACGGTGGTGATCGACTCTCGCACCGTGGACAACGAGACGAACTCTGTCGTCGTCCCGCCATCCAACCTGCACCATGACTTTGGGGAGATGCTGAGCGATGGCGAAGGTGCAGACGTCACATTCACTGTGGATGGACAGTTGTTCCGTGCCCACAGATGTGTGCTGGCTGTCCGCTCTCCGGTGTTTAGAGCGGAGCTCTTTGGTCCAATGAAGGAAAAAGCTGAAAATCTCATCAAAATCGATGACATGGAGCCAGCAATCTTCGAGGCTCTGCTTCACTTCATCTACACAGATCGTCTGTCTGATAGCTGCAGTGATGGCCGGAATGCGGCGATGCAGCACTTGCTCGTTGCCGCGGACCGGTATGGAGTGGAGAGGCTAAGGTTGTTGTGTGAAAGTAAGCTCAGCGAAGCCATTGATGTGGAAACAGTGGCGACGACGCTAGCTTTAGCAGAGCAGCACAACTGCTCGCAGCTGCAACGAGCCTGCATTGGGTTCATGGCCTCGCCGAACATGCTTGGCCCAATCATGGAAACCGATGGATTCAATCATCTCATTGCAAGCTGTCCATTGGTTATGAAGGAGATTCTAGACCAGGTCTCCTGCATTTGGAGTGGTAAGCAGTGCCGGTGA
- the LOC136496145 gene encoding BTB/POZ and MATH domain-containing protein 2-like codes for MAGDTNSSSSANPSLLPATSSRCLTHGITATHDYKVTNFSLLVGIGQVVASSTFSAGGCDWSIRFFPDGYDETPEAEAASFTAVYLCLVAGPAGTRVKFKFTLLDDKGRRVSTRTGKRRKKRKETADLTRTETSTYARAGAMWGTNTFFDRSLLEGLLRDSNDSFTIRCAMSVIQTHTEDDAVIEVPESVLRHDLARMLRDGAGADVTFVVGDRFFRAHRYVLAMVLAARSMVFKAQLFGAMKEAQQGGDVARCVIKVDEMDPAAFAGLLHYIYTDSLADDCTAGRVVAAQHLLVAADRYGLDRLRMLCEARLCGWIDVQSVATTLALAERHQCVKLREACLRFLSWPDMLRAAMKTEGFGHLIASYPSVASDILDKVVSARVDDH; via the exons ATGGCTGGTGACACCAACTCCTCATCTTCAGCTAACCCATCGCTGCTGCCCGCGACGTCGTCGAGATGCCTGACGCACGGCATCACCGCGACGCACGACTACAAGGTGACCAACTTCTCGCTGCTCGTGGGCATCGGCCAGGTCGTTGCCTCGAGCACCTTCAGCGCCGGCGGGTGCGACTGGAGCATCAGGTTCTTCCCCGACGGCTACGACGAGACTCCTGAAGCGGAGGCAGCCTCTTTCACGGCGGTCTACCTATGCCTTGTGGCCGGACCGGCCGGTACCAGGGTCAAGTTCAAATTCACACTGCTCGACGACAAAGGTCGCCGAGTGTCGACGAGGAcagggaagaggaggaagaagagaaaagagaCCGCCGACTTGACGAGAACCGAAACCTCCACCTACGCCCGTGCCGGTGCCATGTGGGGCACGAACACGTTCTTCGACAGATCCCTGCTGGAGGGGCTGCTGCGGGACTCCAACGACAGCTTCACGATCCGGTGCGCCATGTCTGTGATACAAACGCACACGGAGGACGACGCCGTCATCGAGGTCCCGGAGTCGGTCCTCCGCCACGACCTGGCGCGCATGCTCAGGgacggcgccggcgccgacgTGACGTTCGTCGTCGGCGACCGGTTCTTCCGCGCGCACCGCTACGTCCTggcca TGGTCCTGGCCGCCCGCTCCATGGTGTTCAAGGCGCAGCTCTTCGGCGCCATGAAGGAGGCCCAGCAGGGCGGGGACGTCGCGCGGTGCGTCATCAAGGTGGACGAGATGGATCCCGCTGCCTTCGCGGGGCTCCTCCACTACATCTACACGGACTCGCTCGCCGACGACTGCACCGCGGGCAGGGTCGTGGCGGCGCAGCACCTGCTCGTGGCCGCGGACCGCTACGGGCTCGACAGGCTGAGGATGCTGTGCGAGGCGAGGCTGTGCGGCTGGATCGACGTGCAGTCGGTGGCGACCACCTTGGCGTTGGCCGAGCGGCACCAGTGCGTCAAGCTCAGAGAAGCTTGCCTGAGGTTCCTGTCCTGGCCGGACATGCTTCGCGCTGCCATGAAAACGGAGGGGTTCGGCCATCTCATTGCGAGCTACCCTTCGGTTGCCAGCGATATCTTGGACAAGGTCGTCTCGGCAAGAGTTGATGATCATTGA